Proteins encoded together in one Mycolicibacter minnesotensis window:
- the recG gene encoding ATP-dependent DNA helicase RecG — protein MVTLADRLDYVVGADAAGKLEEFFGIRTVAELLRHYPRSYVEGATKRGLDEAQAMEGEHITLVDTIATAVAKPMRRQAGRRPNEYLVITLGSGQKKVSATFFNARGLKYKLTPGTRVMLSGEVGYFNRKLQLTHPDFLILDAPDKDNFGSDSLRNIADASQAISGEVLQSEFERACYPIYPASTKLQSWDIFACVRQVLEVLEPVPDPLPAALLAERDLISEDAALRGIHLSESASLRARARERLTFDEAVGLQWALAVRRHGELSESGPPAPPRADGLAAEMLQRLPFELTAGQCDVLDVLHAELSAARPMNRMLQGEVGSGKTIVALLAMLQMVDAGYQCALLAPTEVLAAQHVRSMRDMLGPLALGGQLGGADNATAVALLTGSMSLPAKKKVRAQIIDGSAGIVVGTHALLQDSVEFHRLGMVVIDEQHRFGVEQRDQLRAKAPEGITPHLLVMTATPIPRTVALTVYGDLETSTLRELPRGRQPIRSTVIFEKSKPTWLQRAWERIREEVAAGRQAYVVAPRIDETDESAQTGGQDQGAIRPSATAVELYERLKSGPLAGLRLGLMHGRLSGDEKDAVMSAFRSGAVDVLVCTTVIEVGVDVPNATVMLVADADRFGISQLHQLRGRIGRGEHASLCLLVTAASEGSRAGKRLEAVAGTLDGFALADLDLRERGEGDVLGRNQSGWRGGLKLLSLVDHAEVIEAARAWCEKAWDVNSSDSGLASLAAYFADIEYLDKA, from the coding sequence ATGGTCACGTTGGCCGACCGGCTCGATTACGTGGTGGGCGCGGACGCCGCCGGCAAACTCGAGGAATTTTTCGGCATCCGCACTGTCGCCGAGCTGCTGCGCCACTATCCACGCAGCTACGTCGAGGGCGCGACGAAGCGTGGTCTCGACGAGGCCCAGGCGATGGAGGGCGAACACATCACCCTGGTGGACACCATCGCCACCGCAGTGGCCAAACCGATGCGGCGACAGGCCGGGCGGCGTCCCAACGAGTATCTGGTGATCACACTCGGCAGTGGCCAGAAGAAGGTCAGCGCGACGTTCTTCAATGCGCGCGGCCTGAAATACAAGCTGACCCCCGGTACCAGGGTGATGCTCTCCGGCGAGGTCGGCTACTTCAACCGCAAACTCCAACTCACGCACCCCGACTTCCTGATTCTCGACGCGCCGGACAAGGACAACTTCGGCAGTGACTCCCTGCGCAACATCGCCGACGCGTCGCAGGCCATCAGCGGCGAAGTGCTGCAGTCGGAGTTCGAACGCGCGTGTTATCCGATCTACCCGGCCAGCACCAAATTGCAGAGCTGGGACATCTTCGCCTGTGTGCGACAGGTTCTTGAGGTGCTTGAGCCGGTGCCCGATCCGCTGCCGGCAGCGCTGCTGGCCGAGCGTGACCTGATCAGTGAGGATGCGGCGCTGCGCGGGATCCACCTGTCGGAGAGTGCGAGCCTGCGGGCACGAGCCCGGGAACGACTGACCTTCGATGAGGCCGTCGGGCTGCAGTGGGCGCTGGCGGTGCGCCGCCATGGCGAGCTGTCCGAATCGGGGCCGCCTGCCCCGCCCCGCGCTGACGGGTTGGCCGCAGAAATGCTGCAGCGGTTGCCTTTCGAGCTGACGGCCGGACAGTGCGACGTGCTCGACGTGCTGCACGCCGAATTGTCTGCCGCTCGACCGATGAACCGAATGCTGCAGGGCGAAGTCGGCTCGGGAAAGACGATCGTGGCGCTGCTGGCCATGCTGCAGATGGTTGACGCCGGCTATCAGTGCGCGCTGCTTGCGCCGACGGAAGTTCTTGCTGCTCAACATGTCCGGTCGATGCGGGACATGTTGGGCCCGCTCGCGCTGGGCGGGCAGCTTGGCGGCGCCGACAACGCCACCGCGGTGGCATTGCTGACCGGGTCGATGTCGTTGCCCGCCAAGAAGAAGGTCCGTGCGCAGATCATCGACGGATCGGCCGGAATCGTGGTGGGCACCCACGCACTTCTGCAGGACTCTGTCGAGTTCCACCGGCTGGGCATGGTGGTGATCGACGAACAGCACCGGTTCGGTGTGGAGCAGCGGGATCAGCTGCGCGCCAAGGCGCCCGAGGGCATTACCCCGCACCTATTGGTGATGACCGCAACCCCGATCCCGCGCACTGTCGCACTGACCGTCTACGGCGACCTCGAGACGTCCACGTTGCGTGAGTTGCCCCGCGGGCGACAGCCGATCCGCTCCACGGTGATCTTTGAGAAATCCAAACCGACGTGGCTCCAGCGGGCCTGGGAACGCATTCGCGAAGAGGTGGCCGCAGGCCGGCAGGCCTATGTGGTGGCGCCGCGCATCGATGAGACCGACGAATCCGCGCAGACCGGCGGCCAGGATCAAGGCGCGATCCGCCCGTCTGCCACAGCGGTAGAGCTCTACGAGCGGCTGAAGTCTGGTCCGCTGGCCGGATTGCGTCTCGGCCTGATGCACGGCCGGCTCTCCGGCGATGAGAAAGATGCCGTGATGAGTGCGTTCCGGTCCGGCGCGGTGGACGTACTGGTGTGCACCACCGTGATCGAGGTCGGCGTCGACGTACCCAATGCGACGGTCATGCTGGTGGCCGATGCCGACCGGTTCGGGATCAGTCAGTTGCACCAGTTGCGGGGCCGGATCGGACGGGGCGAGCACGCCAGCCTGTGTCTGCTGGTCACTGCGGCAAGTGAGGGGTCCCGGGCGGGCAAGCGGCTGGAGGCCGTCGCCGGAACCCTCGACGGGTTCGCGTTGGCAGATCTGGACCTTCGGGAGCGCGGTGAGGGCGATGTGCTCGGCCGTAACCAGTCCGGTTGGCGGGGCGGCCTGAAGCTGCTCTCGCTGGTTGACCATGCTGAGGTCATCGAGGCGGCTCGGGCCTGGTGTGAGAAGGCCTGGGATGTCAACTCGAGTGACTCCGGGTTAGCTTCCCTTGCAGCGTATTTCGCCGATATCGAATACCTGGACAAGGCATGA
- a CDS encoding DAK2 domain-containing protein yields MGNPDRLLDAAALRDWAHTAVGDLITHTDEINQLNVFPVADSDTGTNMLFTMRSALAEANTEAASGQVGRVAAALSSGALHGARGNSGVILSQILRGLADVTAGQRGETTVIDASLLAEGLRHGVELVVTSMGGQEVPGTIVSVLQAAAAAVERCATQGNEMGPALVAGTDAAAEALEATTAQLNVLAEAGVVDAGGRGLLVLLDALRSTITGQAPVRTVYQPSPRPWPPEAGTVPPAPQFEVMYLLGECSPEDTEALRERLTQLGESVAIATAGVVGGYSVHVHTDDAGAAVEAGLAFGRPRRIQISALAGATGVSPGSWARERAVLAVVDGDGAEALFDSEGASVLRPDPHSAEPVVMVSAQQLLRAVVDTGAAQVMLLPNGYVPAEELVAGATAAIGWGIEVVPVPTGSMVQGLSALAVHDPGRPVVDDGYTMARAAGSTRLGSVRVATEQALTWAGACRPGDGLGIAGDEVLIVARDVGAAAIGLIDLLLAAGGELVTVLVGAGFDGDVVAVLARHVHDQHPGTELATYCTGHRGDALLIGVE; encoded by the coding sequence GTGGGAAACCCCGATCGTCTGCTGGATGCGGCGGCCTTGCGGGACTGGGCACACACCGCTGTCGGTGATCTGATCACCCACACCGACGAGATCAATCAGCTCAATGTCTTCCCGGTCGCCGACTCGGATACCGGGACCAACATGCTGTTCACCATGCGGTCGGCCCTGGCCGAGGCCAACACCGAGGCGGCCTCCGGCCAAGTGGGCCGGGTTGCGGCCGCGCTGTCGTCGGGGGCGCTGCACGGCGCGCGCGGGAATTCCGGGGTGATTCTGTCGCAGATCCTGCGTGGCCTGGCCGATGTGACCGCCGGCCAGCGCGGCGAAACCACCGTGATCGATGCGTCGCTGCTCGCCGAGGGGCTGCGCCACGGCGTCGAACTGGTGGTCACATCGATGGGTGGCCAGGAGGTCCCGGGCACCATCGTGTCGGTGTTGCAGGCCGCGGCGGCCGCCGTCGAACGCTGCGCGACGCAGGGCAACGAAATGGGGCCGGCGCTGGTGGCGGGCACCGATGCGGCCGCTGAGGCACTGGAGGCCACCACCGCACAGCTCAATGTGCTCGCCGAGGCCGGCGTGGTCGACGCGGGCGGTCGCGGCCTGCTGGTGCTGCTGGACGCCCTGCGCTCGACCATCACCGGGCAGGCTCCGGTGCGGACGGTGTATCAGCCATCGCCACGGCCCTGGCCGCCCGAAGCGGGCACCGTGCCGCCGGCGCCCCAGTTCGAGGTGATGTACCTGCTCGGTGAGTGCAGCCCCGAAGACACCGAGGCCCTGCGGGAGCGCCTCACTCAGCTCGGCGAATCGGTCGCGATAGCGACCGCGGGGGTGGTCGGTGGGTATTCGGTGCACGTGCACACCGACGACGCAGGCGCGGCCGTGGAGGCAGGGCTGGCCTTCGGTCGACCACGGCGCATCCAGATCTCGGCCTTGGCCGGAGCCACCGGGGTGTCGCCGGGAAGCTGGGCCCGGGAGCGCGCGGTGCTGGCGGTGGTCGACGGCGACGGCGCCGAGGCGCTGTTCGATTCCGAAGGCGCCAGCGTGCTGCGGCCCGACCCGCACAGCGCCGAGCCGGTCGTGATGGTCAGCGCCCAGCAGCTGTTGCGCGCCGTGGTGGACACCGGGGCGGCGCAGGTGATGCTGCTGCCCAACGGCTACGTGCCCGCCGAAGAGCTGGTCGCAGGCGCCACCGCGGCCATCGGGTGGGGTATCGAGGTGGTCCCGGTGCCGACCGGTTCGATGGTGCAGGGGCTGTCCGCCCTGGCAGTCCACGATCCGGGCCGGCCGGTGGTCGACGACGGGTACACCATGGCCCGGGCGGCCGGCAGCACTCGGCTCGGATCGGTCCGGGTCGCCACCGAACAGGCGTTGACCTGGGCGGGCGCCTGCCGCCCGGGCGACGGCCTGGGCATCGCCGGCGACGAGGTGCTGATCGTGGCCCGCGATGTCGGGGCCGCGGCGATCGGACTGATCGACCTGTTGCTGGCGGCCGGCGGTGAGCTGGTGACCGTGCTGGTCGGGGCAGGCTTCGACGGGGACGTCGTGGCGGTCCTGGCGCGGCACGTGCACGACCAGCATCCGGGAACCGAATTGGCGACCTACTGCACGGGGCATCGAGGGGACGCGCTGCTGATCGGGGTGGAGTAG
- the rpmB gene encoding 50S ribosomal protein L28 yields MAAVCDICGKGPGFGKSVSHSHRRTSRRWDPNIQVVHAARPGGNKQRVNACTSCIKAGKVARG; encoded by the coding sequence ATGGCTGCCGTGTGCGATATCTGCGGAAAGGGCCCCGGCTTCGGTAAGTCGGTGTCCCACTCGCACCGTCGGACCAGCCGTCGGTGGGACCCGAACATCCAGGTCGTGCACGCCGCCCGTCCCGGTGGCAACAAGCAGCGCGTGAACGCCTGCACCTCGTGCATCAAGGCCGGCAAGGTCGCGCGCGGCTGA
- a CDS encoding uracil-DNA glycosylase — protein MSARPLPELVESGWATALAPVTDQVTALGTFLRDETKSGRGYLPEGQNILRAFTFPFDKVRVLIVGQDPYPTPGHAVGLSFSVAPDVRPLPRSLANIFTEYTADLGYPKPSNGDLSAWAQRGVLLLNRVLTVAPGTPASHRGKGWEAVTECAIRALAARRQPMVAILWGRDAGTLKPMLNEHCLTIESPHPSPLSASRGFFGSRPFSRANALLAQLGAEPIDWRLE, from the coding sequence ATGAGTGCACGTCCACTTCCTGAACTCGTCGAAAGCGGTTGGGCCACTGCGCTGGCGCCGGTCACCGATCAGGTCACCGCACTGGGGACATTTTTGCGCGACGAGACGAAGTCCGGACGTGGCTATCTGCCCGAAGGTCAGAATATCTTGCGTGCCTTCACCTTTCCGTTCGACAAGGTGAGGGTGCTGATCGTGGGGCAGGACCCCTACCCGACTCCTGGCCACGCCGTGGGCCTCAGTTTCTCGGTGGCACCAGATGTGCGGCCATTGCCGCGCAGTCTGGCGAACATCTTCACCGAGTACACCGCGGACCTCGGCTATCCCAAACCGTCCAACGGAGATCTGTCGGCGTGGGCGCAGCGTGGTGTGCTGCTGCTCAACAGAGTGCTCACCGTGGCACCGGGAACCCCGGCATCGCATCGGGGCAAGGGGTGGGAGGCCGTCACCGAATGCGCGATCCGCGCGTTGGCGGCCCGCCGTCAGCCGATGGTGGCGATCCTGTGGGGGCGCGATGCCGGGACACTCAAGCCGATGCTCAACGAGCACTGCCTGACGATCGAATCACCGCACCCGTCGCCGCTGTCGGCGTCGCGAGGATTCTTCGGATCGCGGCCGTTCAGCCGCGCCAACGCACTGCTGGCCCAGTTGGGAGCCGAACCGATCGACTGGCGACTGGAGTAA
- a CDS encoding thiamine-phosphate kinase, translating to MIDRLVAGRRQPNTTQLGPGDDAALVRCADGRAVVSVDMLVEGRHFRLDWSTPEQVGRKAIAQNAADIEAMGARPTAFVVGFGAPAHTSAADCTALADGMWAEAEQLGAGVVGGDLVQADRWVVSVTVLGDLAGRSPVLRSGARPGATLAVAGELGRSAAGLQLLRDGVGTGDFAELRRRHLVPQPPYGQGVVAADAGAQAMTDVSDGLIADLGHLAAASRVTCDVSRAALAPDYGALASAGAAVGADPWSWVLGGGEDHALVAAFPGAVPGGWRAIGHVVEGPAQVLVDGAVWDGLPGWQSFDSGAPLP from the coding sequence ATGATCGACCGGCTGGTGGCTGGGCGCCGCCAGCCCAACACCACCCAACTGGGTCCCGGTGACGACGCGGCACTGGTGCGCTGTGCCGACGGTCGCGCCGTGGTCTCGGTTGACATGCTGGTGGAAGGCCGCCATTTCCGCCTGGACTGGTCCACGCCAGAGCAGGTCGGCCGCAAGGCGATCGCGCAGAACGCCGCCGATATCGAGGCGATGGGAGCACGTCCCACCGCATTCGTGGTGGGTTTCGGCGCCCCCGCCCACACTTCCGCCGCCGATTGCACCGCCCTCGCAGACGGGATGTGGGCTGAGGCGGAGCAGCTGGGGGCTGGCGTGGTGGGCGGTGATCTGGTTCAGGCGGACCGGTGGGTCGTCTCGGTCACGGTGCTCGGGGATTTGGCCGGCCGGAGCCCGGTGTTGCGCTCCGGGGCGCGTCCAGGGGCGACGCTGGCGGTGGCCGGCGAGCTGGGTCGCTCGGCGGCGGGTTTGCAGCTGTTGCGCGACGGCGTCGGCACAGGCGACTTTGCCGAACTGCGACGGCGGCATCTGGTCCCGCAGCCGCCGTACGGGCAGGGCGTGGTCGCCGCGGACGCCGGAGCGCAGGCAATGACCGATGTGTCCGACGGGTTGATCGCTGACCTGGGTCATCTGGCCGCGGCGTCGCGGGTGACCTGTGACGTGTCCAGGGCGGCATTGGCGCCCGACTATGGTGCCCTGGCATCCGCGGGTGCTGCGGTGGGAGCCGATCCGTGGTCGTGGGTGCTTGGCGGGGGAGAGGATCACGCTCTGGTCGCCGCGTTTCCCGGTGCCGTGCCCGGCGGTTGGCGAGCCATTGGGCATGTCGTTGAGGGGCCGGCGCAGGTCCTGGTCGACGGGGCGGTGTGGGACGGGCTGCCGGGCTGGCAGTCGTTCGATTCCGGCGCCCCGTTACCTTGA